Genomic window (Chryseobacterium bernardetii):
GAACTTTCTCCAGAATCCTTTGTATACTTGCTTCTCATCATAACTTTTCTGGCCGTAAGATTTGAAAGGTTTTGAGAATGTCATGGCAAAATAAACAGTTCTTGTTCTTGCCCAGCCGTTGGTCTGCCTGTAGCCGGTGATGGTGTTGTTATTTTCTACACGGGCGTAGGTCCAGACATTTTTCCCGTCATAATTATAAATTCCTGCCATCAGATCTAAAATAATATGGGATTGATCAGATTTAGGGAAAGTATATCGGTGAACTCCAACCCTTGGAGTAGCTGTGAGTTCTGCCAGGATATTATGATCGTCAAGTTTTACCCGGTAATATCCGGCTTCTGCTTTTTCGTTCTGATGTGAAAACCTGCTTCTGTATCCGTTTTCAGGGTTGGATGCTGTTCCGGGATTAAGCTGAAGTGTCCCTACAGTAGGCATTATCAGAAAATCTCCAAGGTCAGAATGTCCTGTACCACTGAAATGAGTGGAGCTGAATCCTGTGATGGTTTTGTCCTCGTAACGGTAGCCTGCACAGTATTTATAGACTTCACCATTGTATTTTCCATTAAGTTCATAAGAAATAGTATCGGTTTCAGGGCTTAATTGTATAGCTCCAAAAGGAACTGTGGCTCCAGGATAGGTGTGTCCCATTTTTTCAGTGCCAATGAGCGGGTTTACATATTGATAGAGTTTTTCAAATTTTTGAGCACTCGCATATACACTTAAAAACAGTAATGCTGCAAAAATGGAAGTCTCCGGATTTTTCATAAGCAAATAGATTATTAACAGATAAAATTAAATAAAAATCAACGAATATTATTTATAACATTATTTATACTGTTATTTTAATCGTGATCCATTCAATATTTATTATTTTTAAGAAAAAATATTTTATGAGTCTATATACACAACCGATGTTGCGCGAAGGTGCACTGAAAGATAAAGTAGCGATTGTAACCGGTGGCGGAAGTGGCCTTGGAAAAGCAATGACCAAATATTTTCTTGAACTGGGAGCCAATGTGGTGATTACTTCCAGGAATCTGGAAAAATTACAGGCAACTGCAAAGGAACTGGAAGCCGAAACAGGAGGTAAAGTTCTTTGTATAGCGTGCGATGTGAGAAATTGGGATGAGGTGGAAGCGATGAAAGAAGCAACTTTAAAAGAATTCGGAAAAATTGATATTCTTTTGAATAACGCAGCCGGAAATTTTATTTCTCCAACAGAAAAACTGACTCATTCCGCTTTCGATTCTATTTTAGATATTGTTTTAAAAGGAACTAAAAACTGTACACTCTCTGTGGGAAAACATTGGATAGAATCTAAAACTCCGGGAACTGTACTGAATATTGTTACTACTTACGCCTGGACGGGTTCTGCTTATGTTGTTCCTTCTGCCTGTGCAAAAGCAGGTGTTCTGGCAATGACAAGATCGCTGGCTGTAGAATGGGCAAAATATGGAATCCGTTTCAACGCCATTGCTCCGGGACCTTTCCCTACAAAAGGAGCTTGGGACAGACTTCTTCCTGGAGATCTACAGGAAAAATTTGATATGAAGAAAAAAGTTCCGTTAAGAAGAGTAGGAGAACACCAGGAGTTAGCTAACCTTGCCGCTTATCTTGTTTCAGATTATTCTGCCTACATGAATGGTGAAGTAGTAACTATAGATGGTGGAGAATGGCTTCAGGGAGCAGGAGAATTTAATATGCTGGAAGCTATTCCAAAGGAAATGTGGGATGCTTTGGAAGCAATGATTAAAGCAAAAAAATCAAACTAAATTATTTTATTAAAAAATAACCCGGATTTGTAACAATTCCGGGTATTTTTTTTACCTATAGATCATATTCATAATAATTTTCAAATGAATTTAAAATTTCCAGCCCTAGTTTCAGCTATTACGGTTTTCTTTTTCTCGGGAACCGTTTCAGCACAGGAAACACCAAAGTATGATTATGTAGAAGCATTTAAACCATTCTTCTACCCTCAGACAGGTACGGAAACCCGCTCTGCAAGCGGACAACCGGGACATGCCTATTGGCAGAACTCAGCAGATTATCATTTGAGTGTAAGCCTGAATGAAAGTAAAAAAGAAATTACAGGTACTGCAGAGATTAAATATACCAACAATAGCCCGGATAAACTTAGTTTCCTTTGGCTTCAGCTTGACCAGAACCTGTTTGCAAAAGACTCCCGCGGCAATGCTGTTGTTCCTTTGTCAGGAAGCAGGAACGGAGCCCATGGAGAAACTTTTGATGGCGGATACACTATTAAATCTGTAAAGCTTGATGGGAAAGAGGTAAAATACACCATTACAGATACAAGAATGCAGGTGGATCTTCCGGTTGAGCTCAAAGCCAGAGGCGGAGTTGCAAAAATTGCTATTGAATACTCCTTTATTTCCCCGGAATACGGATCAGACAGGATGGGAGTGCAGGATACAAAGAACGGCAAAATTTTTACCATGGCACAATGGTATCCGAGGATGTGTGTGTATGATGATGTAATGGGATGGAATACGCTTCCGTATGTTGGTGCTTCTGAATTTTATCTGGAATATGGAGATATTACAGCCAATATTACAGTACCAGCCAACCATTATGTAGTAGCTTCCGGAGAACTTCTTAATGAAAATGAAGTATATAGTAAAGAAGAAACAAACAGATGGAACCAGGCCAGAAACAGTGATAAAACAGTAATGATCCGT
Coding sequences:
- a CDS encoding SDR family oxidoreductase is translated as MSLYTQPMLREGALKDKVAIVTGGGSGLGKAMTKYFLELGANVVITSRNLEKLQATAKELEAETGGKVLCIACDVRNWDEVEAMKEATLKEFGKIDILLNNAAGNFISPTEKLTHSAFDSILDIVLKGTKNCTLSVGKHWIESKTPGTVLNIVTTYAWTGSAYVVPSACAKAGVLAMTRSLAVEWAKYGIRFNAIAPGPFPTKGAWDRLLPGDLQEKFDMKKKVPLRRVGEHQELANLAAYLVSDYSAYMNGEVVTIDGGEWLQGAGEFNMLEAIPKEMWDALEAMIKAKKSN